GTCCATAATCGCTTGCAGTTGATTGGCTTTTAGTTTGGGAAGTAATTCCAAGGCAACAGCCTCTGCAGTTACTTTTGCTTCAATGTAAACGCGTTGTCCTGTTTCAGTTAGCACGACATAACTAACACGAGCATCTCGTGCATTGCTCTCTCTTCCCACTAAACCATTTTTTTCCAACGGACTCAGTAAGCGCGTCACCCCTGATGGTGTAAGTCCTATGCGACTCGCCAAGTCAATTCTCCTCGTTTTACCTTCTGCGTCAGAGGCAAGCAAATGGAGCAACATAAAATCGGTATAGCTCAAGCCGTGTACACTCAAACGATCAAATTTTCGCTGAAGGATAGATTGGGTTTTTGTCAAGTTGAACAACAGTTGTAGTGATTCGTTTATCAT
The window above is part of the Myroides odoratus DSM 2801 genome. Proteins encoded here:
- a CDS encoding MarR family winged helix-turn-helix transcriptional regulator, with product MINESLQLLFNLTKTQSILQRKFDRLSVHGLSYTDFMLLHLLASDAEGKTRRIDLASRIGLTPSGVTRLLSPLEKNGLVGRESNARDARVSYVVLTETGQRVYIEAKVTAEAVALELLPKLKANQLQAIMDLFRQIADGK